A single Kiritimatiellia bacterium DNA region contains:
- a CDS encoding trypsin-like peptidase domain-containing protein codes for MSLKVRTAGAAIWLAISTAGVADPTNAPAEPPRPPSERNFARLLGDALAGAIERAVPSVVQVKVARHVKRAVVDPQSGELRDAEGVALGIGSGFFFDDQNRVLTAHHVVEGRRVEIVVQTHSGEVLPARLVGADPNTDLAVLAVEAPEGRRYPPLVAGDSDAVRVGEIVIALGAPLGLENTATFGIVSQKGRSVGKLTYESFIQTDASINPGTSGGPVLDADGRWIGVSVMIETTAENAGNVGIGFVVPSAIARRVAEILARHGQMVRSFIGIAPEQMVPSATPLPAGLAEAVRIAKVTAGSPAETAGLKVGDIILRVDGRPTPTLNELKKYMHVHEPGDKVRFEVLRDGTELTIEVTAGAPPSAR; via the coding sequence ATGAGCCTCAAGGTGCGAACGGCGGGGGCGGCGATCTGGCTGGCGATTTCGACCGCGGGGGTGGCCGACCCGACCAATGCGCCGGCGGAGCCGCCTCGCCCGCCGAGCGAGCGGAACTTCGCGCGTCTACTGGGCGACGCGCTTGCCGGCGCCATTGAACGCGCGGTGCCGTCAGTGGTGCAGGTCAAAGTCGCCCGCCACGTGAAGCGCGCGGTGGTTGATCCCCAGAGTGGCGAACTGAGGGATGCCGAGGGCGTCGCGCTCGGGATCGGTTCCGGCTTTTTCTTCGATGACCAGAATCGAGTGCTGACCGCTCACCATGTGGTCGAGGGCCGGCGGGTCGAGATCGTGGTGCAGACGCATTCCGGCGAAGTGCTGCCGGCGCGGCTGGTCGGTGCGGACCCGAACACCGACCTGGCCGTGCTCGCGGTGGAGGCGCCGGAGGGACGGCGGTATCCGCCGTTGGTGGCGGGAGACTCCGACGCGGTGCGGGTCGGCGAGATCGTCATCGCGCTCGGCGCGCCCCTCGGGTTGGAGAACACCGCCACGTTCGGGATCGTCAGTCAGAAGGGACGCAGCGTCGGCAAGCTCACCTATGAGAGCTTCATCCAGACCGACGCCTCGATCAATCCCGGCACCAGCGGCGGGCCGGTGCTGGACGCGGATGGCCGCTGGATCGGTGTCAGCGTCATGATCGAGACCACCGCAGAGAATGCCGGCAACGTCGGCATCGGTTTCGTGGTGCCCTCCGCGATCGCAAGGCGAGTGGCGGAGATCCTCGCACGGCATGGGCAGATGGTCCGGTCGTTCATCGGGATCGCACCGGAGCAGATGGTGCCCTCCGCGACGCCCCTGCCGGCGGGGCTCGCCGAGGCGGTGCGGATCGCGAAGGTGACCGCCGGCTCCCCCGCAGAGACCGCCGGTCTGAAGGTGGGGGACATCATTCTGCGCGTGGATGGCCGCCCGACGCCGACGCTCAACGAGCTCAAGAAGTACATGCATGTGCACGAGCCGGGCGACAAGGTCAGGTTCGAGGTGCTGCGCGACGGCACGGAGCTGACGATCGAAGTGACCGCGGGCGCGCCGCCGTCCGCCCGCTAG
- a CDS encoding glycosyltransferase family 9 protein, whose product MRPSPPAPADVRRILVVKLSSLGDVVHALPTVHNLRAVSGAEVDWLVQPEFADLVRACPDVTRILLFPRRGGLRDRWRFFWDLRRARYDLVADLQGLLKSAVPACLARARLRVGPSFAREGTRWLYTAVAGPPNRNRHAVLEVADLIRWLGWPETPVEFPLRFPPSVPPGPPPRIALVPCSRWPTKNWPVEFFHALAARLLAQGATVWIIGSEQDRPVAEAIAAGTAPAERVINLAGRTSLAQLGSLLTHADLAITVDSGPMHLAAALGVPVLALFGPTDPVRTGPYGARSRVLSVPPLPCMPCLSDRCARGDHACLRNLHPSRVAAEAMQMLHIGST is encoded by the coding sequence GTGAGGCCGTCCCCTCCAGCGCCCGCCGATGTGCGGCGGATTCTCGTGGTCAAACTCAGTTCTCTCGGCGATGTCGTCCACGCGCTGCCGACGGTCCACAACCTGAGAGCGGTCAGCGGCGCCGAGGTGGACTGGCTGGTCCAGCCCGAGTTCGCCGACCTCGTACGTGCCTGTCCGGACGTCACCCGGATCCTGCTCTTCCCACGCCGCGGTGGCCTACGGGATCGCTGGCGGTTCTTTTGGGATCTGCGGCGCGCACGATACGATCTGGTGGCCGATCTACAGGGCCTTTTGAAGAGCGCGGTCCCGGCATGTCTGGCTCGCGCGCGGCTGCGGGTGGGACCCTCCTTTGCGCGGGAGGGCACTCGGTGGCTCTACACGGCCGTCGCGGGGCCACCCAACCGAAACCGCCACGCGGTGTTGGAGGTCGCCGACCTCATTCGCTGGCTCGGTTGGCCAGAGACGCCCGTCGAGTTTCCGCTGCGATTCCCACCGAGCGTACCGCCAGGCCCGCCACCACGGATTGCGCTGGTACCGTGCTCAAGATGGCCAACAAAAAACTGGCCGGTCGAGTTTTTCCACGCGCTCGCGGCGCGACTGTTGGCACAGGGCGCAACGGTGTGGATCATCGGCTCGGAACAGGACCGCCCGGTGGCCGAGGCGATCGCCGCCGGCACTGCGCCGGCAGAACGCGTGATCAATCTCGCGGGCCGCACCTCGCTCGCGCAGCTGGGAAGTCTGCTCACCCACGCGGACCTCGCGATCACCGTCGACTCCGGCCCCATGCACCTGGCCGCCGCACTGGGGGTGCCAGTGCTGGCGCTCTTCGGCCCCACGGACCCGGTCCGCACTGGCCCCTACGGCGCACGCTCCCGCGTGCTGAGCGTGCCGCCCCTTCCGTGCATGCCGTGCCTGTCCGATCGATGCGCGCGCGGCGATCACGCCTGCCTGCGCAACCTGCACCCGAGCCGCGTCGCAGCAGAAGCGATGCAGATGTTGCACATCGGCTCAACCTGA
- a CDS encoding exopolysaccharide biosynthesis polyprenyl glycosylphosphotransferase, with product MNLRRWWASALAMLAADSVVLLVSLLVGDGVMRWVAGSPIALRYSLLVIPAWWLTALWSRTAPGWGLNAVSELRKLEQSLALLFGFVAVAVFVGRMGDAASRGSYLIAYASAAVLMPATRAGLRAFLSRQPWWGAHAVLYGHGPLAEAIAQVLISEPALGYRLRGVFGVESIAGLPRLGGLMDAAPEVDTAFFVDQNLDATTRERLMEGPLASYRRLIVLPDVLDAPSVWVEPRDFSGILGLEATNNLLDLRARALKRAMDLVIALVLAPVWGGLLGLLALLVWAGDRHAPFFSQERVGRSGQRFRMWKLRTMVPDAEAQLAERLLRDPELRREWEQRGKLARDWRITPVGRFLRRWSLDELPQLWHVLRGEMSLVGPRPLPPSHHAALSPTARSLRERVRPGMTGLWQIRGRSETDADTLGRWDAYYVRNWSVWLDAMILVHTLGAVLRGDGAR from the coding sequence ATGAATCTTCGGCGATGGTGGGCGAGCGCGCTGGCGATGCTGGCGGCAGATTCCGTCGTGTTACTGGTATCGCTGCTGGTGGGCGACGGCGTTATGCGATGGGTCGCCGGTTCGCCGATCGCGCTGCGCTACAGCCTGTTGGTGATCCCCGCCTGGTGGCTCACCGCGCTGTGGAGCCGGACCGCACCGGGGTGGGGGCTGAATGCGGTTTCGGAGCTTCGAAAGCTGGAGCAATCGCTCGCACTGTTGTTCGGCTTTGTCGCCGTAGCGGTGTTCGTCGGACGAATGGGCGATGCGGCAAGCCGTGGTTCGTACCTGATCGCCTACGCGTCGGCGGCGGTGCTGATGCCGGCGACGCGGGCGGGATTGCGCGCGTTCCTCTCGCGACAGCCGTGGTGGGGTGCGCACGCGGTGCTATACGGGCATGGCCCTCTCGCGGAGGCGATCGCGCAGGTGCTAATCTCCGAGCCGGCGCTCGGCTATCGTCTTCGGGGCGTTTTCGGCGTGGAAAGCATTGCCGGCCTGCCTCGCCTTGGCGGTCTGATGGATGCGGCACCGGAGGTGGACACCGCGTTTTTTGTGGACCAGAACCTCGATGCGACGACGCGAGAGCGTCTGATGGAGGGCCCGCTCGCGAGCTATCGCCGGCTGATCGTGCTGCCCGACGTGCTCGATGCACCGTCAGTTTGGGTCGAGCCACGGGATTTTTCTGGAATTTTAGGGCTGGAGGCCACCAACAACCTGCTGGATCTGCGGGCGCGGGCGTTGAAGCGGGCGATGGACTTGGTCATTGCGCTGGTGCTGGCGCCCGTGTGGGGAGGGCTGCTCGGGCTGCTGGCGCTGCTTGTGTGGGCGGGCGACCGCCATGCGCCGTTCTTCTCGCAAGAGCGAGTGGGACGCAGTGGCCAACGGTTCCGAATGTGGAAGCTGCGGACGATGGTGCCGGACGCCGAAGCTCAACTTGCGGAGCGCCTCTTGCGCGATCCCGAGCTGCGGCGCGAGTGGGAGCAACGGGGGAAGCTCGCGCGGGACTGGCGCATTACGCCGGTGGGCCGGTTTCTGCGGCGATGGTCGCTCGATGAGCTGCCGCAGCTGTGGCATGTGCTGCGGGGGGAGATGTCGCTGGTGGGCCCGCGCCCGCTGCCGCCGTCTCATCACGCCGCGCTTTCGCCAACCGCGCGTTCGCTGCGTGAACGTGTGCGACCCGGCATGACGGGCCTCTGGCAAATCCGTGGCCGCAGCGAGACCGACGCCGACACCCTCGGCCGCTGGGACGCGTACTACGTTCGCAACTGGTCGGTCTGGCTCGATGCGATGATCCTCGTCCACACTCTGGGGGCGGTGCTGCGCGGTGATGGCGCCCGGTGA
- a CDS encoding GDSL-type esterase/lipase family protein produces MLTPLLPAVACWILLADITAIAATPPLDVPATRPADRLKEEWWRTRHEARVAEARARNHDLIFIGDSITQGWETKAKAIWDTYYGHRNAFNLGFSGDRTEHVLWRLDNGEIEGQTPKVVVMMLGTNNTGHRKDPPEHTAEGIRLILERLRRRMPDARVLLLAVFPREETPEGELRRLNDRLNEKLRAMADGEHVVFLDINRELLRPDGTLSRDIMPDLLHPNETGYRIWARAMEPTLARLFGDTPVTPP; encoded by the coding sequence ATGCTGACGCCCTTGCTGCCCGCAGTGGCCTGCTGGATTCTTCTGGCCGACATCACGGCGATCGCCGCCACGCCGCCGCTGGACGTGCCCGCGACCCGCCCGGCGGATCGTCTGAAAGAGGAGTGGTGGCGCACCCGCCACGAGGCGCGCGTCGCCGAGGCTCGCGCACGAAATCACGATTTGATTTTCATCGGCGACTCGATCACCCAGGGCTGGGAGACCAAGGCGAAGGCAATCTGGGACACCTACTACGGCCACCGCAACGCGTTCAACTTGGGGTTCAGCGGCGATCGCACCGAACACGTGCTGTGGCGCCTCGACAACGGCGAGATCGAGGGACAGACGCCCAAAGTCGTCGTCATGATGCTGGGTACTAACAACACCGGCCACCGGAAGGACCCCCCCGAGCACACCGCGGAAGGGATCCGCCTGATTCTCGAACGGTTGCGCCGCCGCATGCCCGACGCGAGGGTGCTGCTGCTGGCAGTGTTTCCGCGCGAGGAAACGCCCGAAGGCGAGCTCCGCCGCCTGAACGATCGCCTGAACGAAAAGCTCCGCGCAATGGCCGACGGCGAGCACGTCGTGTTCCTCGACATCAACCGCGAACTCCTGCGGCCGGACGGGACGCTGTCGCGGGACATCATGCCGGATCTCCTGCACCCGAACGAAACCGGCTACCGCATCTGGGCACGCGCGATGGAGCCCACGCTCGCGCGGCTGTTCGGCGACACACCCGTCACCCCGCCCTGA
- a CDS encoding class I SAM-dependent methyltransferase, whose product MGPMIAGEPQAVPPDRRRRRWPTPATVDAIRRWRYWPLDLWEALTGRRPPLMPPRRLRFVGESDFEATGREFLELFVRYGGLTPTDRVLDVGCGIGRMAIPLATVLRPPGHYLGFDIVRAGIHWCQRNISARFPHMQFVHADVFNWHYNPKGRIRAEAYRFPCPDGDRSFVVLTSVFTHMLRPAVEHYLDEIARVLRPGGRCFATFFLLTPESEAVIERGGGQVRFAERFGEDRVVSREDPEGAIAFPERYVRGAFERRGLRIRDPIPYGRWADRDGPTLQDIVVAVNEGPSAAISG is encoded by the coding sequence ATGGGGCCGATGATTGCGGGGGAGCCGCAAGCCGTTCCGCCTGACCGCCGGCGACGGCGTTGGCCGACGCCGGCCACGGTGGACGCGATTCGACGGTGGCGCTACTGGCCGCTCGATCTGTGGGAGGCGCTCACGGGCCGCCGTCCTCCGCTGATGCCTCCGCGTCGGCTGCGGTTCGTTGGCGAATCGGATTTTGAAGCCACGGGCCGTGAGTTTCTCGAGCTCTTTGTGCGGTATGGTGGCCTGACGCCGACGGACCGCGTCCTGGACGTTGGCTGCGGAATTGGCCGGATGGCGATTCCGCTCGCGACCGTTTTGCGCCCACCGGGCCATTATCTCGGATTTGATATCGTGCGGGCGGGCATCCACTGGTGCCAGCGCAACATTTCGGCGCGCTTTCCGCATATGCAGTTCGTTCATGCCGACGTCTTCAACTGGCACTACAATCCGAAAGGCCGAATTCGCGCGGAGGCGTACCGTTTCCCCTGTCCGGACGGCGATCGCAGCTTCGTGGTTCTGACCTCGGTGTTCACCCACATGTTGCGGCCTGCGGTCGAACACTATCTCGACGAAATCGCGCGCGTGCTGCGGCCGGGTGGGCGTTGCTTCGCGACGTTCTTCCTGCTCACGCCGGAGTCGGAGGCCGTGATCGAGCGCGGTGGTGGACAGGTCCGGTTCGCCGAGCGGTTCGGCGAGGACCGTGTGGTCAGCCGCGAGGATCCGGAGGGTGCGATCGCGTTTCCCGAGCGTTACGTGCGGGGGGCGTTCGAGAGGCGAGGGCTCCGCATTCGAGACCCGATTCCCTACGGTCGCTGGGCGGACCGCGACGGTCCGACGCTGCAGGACATTGTGGTGGCGGTGAACGAGGGCCCGTCAGCGGCGATCTCAGGTTGA
- a CDS encoding WecB/TagA/CpsF family glycosyltransferase — protein MAPGELPPVAAGSQVGNGPRFDVLGVRISAVNLDSAAQQILDTVLSGRIGHVCVTGVHGVMECRKDPVLLEIHNHSLLTVPDGMPLVWIGRRCGQRQVGRVYGPDLVRDLLRRCSTADELRSAGHFWAGTTQQRLEQLVETVRREWPGVRIAGCWAPPYRLLEEAEWQYFVRRVRETDASLVWIGLSTPRQERVAAELALRLRRERRESSRGRGVVVIGVGAAFDILAGARRDAPRWIQRSGLQWAYRLLQEPRRLAPRYLRIVPAFLCAFAIEQLRRRLR, from the coding sequence ATGGCGCCCGGTGAGCTGCCGCCCGTCGCGGCCGGATCCCAGGTCGGCAACGGACCGCGCTTTGACGTGCTTGGGGTGCGGATCAGCGCGGTAAACCTGGACTCCGCCGCCCAACAGATTCTCGACACGGTGCTCAGCGGGCGCATCGGCCACGTTTGTGTAACCGGCGTCCACGGAGTGATGGAGTGTCGGAAGGATCCTGTGCTGCTGGAGATTCACAACCACTCCCTCCTCACGGTGCCGGACGGAATGCCGTTGGTCTGGATTGGACGACGGTGTGGCCAGCGGCAGGTTGGCCGGGTGTATGGTCCCGATCTTGTCCGGGATCTGCTCCGCCGGTGTTCGACTGCCGATGAGTTGCGATCGGCCGGCCACTTTTGGGCGGGGACGACGCAGCAGCGTTTGGAGCAACTGGTCGAAACCGTTCGGCGCGAATGGCCCGGAGTTCGGATCGCAGGATGCTGGGCCCCGCCGTACCGACTACTGGAGGAGGCCGAATGGCAGTATTTTGTGCGGCGTGTGAGGGAGACGGACGCCTCGCTCGTATGGATCGGCCTCAGCACGCCCCGACAGGAGCGTGTGGCGGCCGAGCTTGCGTTGCGGCTTCGCCGGGAACGACGAGAGTCCAGCAGGGGGCGGGGCGTCGTCGTGATCGGTGTCGGCGCCGCGTTTGACATCCTGGCGGGGGCAAGACGCGACGCGCCTCGATGGATCCAGCGGTCGGGCCTCCAGTGGGCATATCGGCTGCTCCAGGAACCCCGCCGGTTGGCGCCTCGATATCTACGGATCGTTCCGGCATTTCTCTGCGCATTTGCGATCGAGCAGTTGCGGCGTCGCCTCCGCTGA
- a CDS encoding aminotransferase class I/II-fold pyridoxal phosphate-dependent enzyme, which yields MNAIRIRPAIAAMTGYTPGEQPREPDIIKLNTNENPYPPSPAVVRALREFDVASLRRYPEPMCDALRARIAELHRVRAEQVLVGNGSDELLALCVRALVPRNAAIGWFEPSYSLYPVLAAMEELRAVPTELGPDFEWREPVVDDVALFLLTHPNAPTGCTYPAEAIEGFRARFSGILAVDEAYVDFATRDLMGMVGKDDRTLVFRSLSKSFSLAGLRLGYVVGPPDLIRAMATVKDSYNVDRLAAALGQAALGDLEWMRQNVRRIRATRERVRARLHELGCRVWPSETNFLWFRPAGRPAAEVMAELRAARILVRYFPGRRTGECLRVTIGTDPEMDTFLGAMERILCAGKG from the coding sequence ATGAACGCGATTCGCATTCGGCCGGCGATCGCGGCCATGACGGGTTACACGCCCGGCGAGCAGCCGCGCGAACCGGACATCATCAAGCTGAACACGAACGAGAATCCTTATCCGCCCTCGCCCGCGGTGGTCCGCGCGCTGCGGGAGTTCGACGTCGCCTCACTGCGGCGATACCCCGAGCCGATGTGCGACGCCTTGCGCGCGCGCATCGCCGAACTCCATCGCGTGCGGGCCGAACAGGTGCTGGTGGGGAACGGTTCGGACGAACTGCTGGCGCTGTGCGTGCGCGCGCTGGTGCCGCGCAATGCAGCGATCGGGTGGTTCGAGCCGTCGTACTCGCTGTATCCGGTTCTGGCGGCGATGGAGGAGCTGCGAGCGGTGCCCACCGAGCTGGGACCGGACTTCGAGTGGCGCGAGCCCGTTGTGGACGACGTCGCGCTGTTTCTGCTCACCCATCCGAATGCGCCAACGGGCTGCACGTATCCGGCGGAGGCGATCGAGGGCTTTCGCGCGCGATTTTCCGGGATTCTCGCGGTGGACGAGGCCTACGTGGATTTCGCCACGCGGGACCTAATGGGGATGGTGGGGAAGGACGATCGCACACTGGTGTTCCGCTCGCTGTCCAAGTCATTTTCGTTGGCCGGGCTGCGGTTGGGCTACGTGGTCGGTCCGCCGGATCTCATCCGTGCGATGGCCACCGTGAAGGACTCCTACAATGTTGACCGACTGGCCGCGGCGCTGGGTCAGGCGGCGCTGGGCGACCTCGAGTGGATGCGGCAGAACGTTCGGCGGATCCGCGCGACCCGCGAACGGGTCCGCGCCCGGCTCCACGAACTCGGCTGCCGCGTTTGGCCCTCGGAGACGAACTTTCTGTGGTTCCGGCCGGCGGGGCGACCCGCGGCGGAGGTGATGGCTGAGCTGCGGGCGGCCCGAATCCTGGTGCGATATTTCCCGGGTCGGCGGACTGGCGAGTGTTTGCGCGTGACGATCGGCACCGATCCGGAAATGGACACGTTCCTGGGCGCAATGGAACGGATCCTGTGCGCGGGGAAGGGGTGA
- a CDS encoding site-2 protease family protein, translated as MNWHGVILARVAGIPIRLHGTLLIALPLMLLQFPLSLWPLGLALMAGLFGSVALHELGHSLVALRYGCRAQEIVLLPIGGMARMDCLPRSPRHEIRIAAAGPAVSFALASLCAILRGPNGVAPSSAAAALLEQLQRVNLMLALFNLIPSFPMDGGRIFRAWLSPWIGRLAATRLAAWIGQGFAIALVLWALWPPVSLLTAALGLFLYHAARMEWEATLHQELFSSWWSGMHEWWGWRDGEEPMDPVDEVIVSPPPYRRQSLFQRWWRRRQVRRLTRWEGD; from the coding sequence GTGAACTGGCACGGTGTGATCCTTGCGCGAGTGGCCGGCATTCCGATCCGGTTGCACGGCACCCTGTTGATCGCGCTGCCGCTGATGTTGCTGCAGTTTCCGCTGTCCCTGTGGCCGCTGGGGCTGGCACTGATGGCCGGCCTGTTTGGCAGCGTTGCGCTCCACGAACTCGGCCACTCGCTGGTGGCGCTGCGCTACGGCTGCCGTGCGCAGGAGATCGTGCTGCTGCCGATCGGTGGAATGGCGCGGATGGACTGTCTGCCGCGCTCCCCACGCCACGAGATCCGCATCGCGGCGGCTGGGCCGGCGGTGAGCTTCGCGCTCGCATCGCTGTGCGCGATCCTGCGCGGACCGAACGGCGTGGCGCCCAGTTCCGCGGCCGCGGCCCTGCTGGAGCAACTGCAGCGGGTGAATTTGATGCTGGCGCTGTTCAACCTGATCCCCTCGTTCCCGATGGACGGCGGCCGCATCTTTCGCGCATGGCTGTCGCCGTGGATCGGACGGCTGGCGGCAACACGTCTGGCGGCGTGGATCGGCCAGGGCTTCGCCATCGCGCTGGTGCTTTGGGCACTCTGGCCACCAGTCTCGTTGCTGACCGCCGCGCTCGGTCTGTTCCTCTATCACGCCGCCCGCATGGAATGGGAGGCAACGCTGCACCAGGAGCTGTTCTCATCGTGGTGGAGCGGCATGCACGAGTGGTGGGGTTGGAGAGACGGGGAGGAACCCATGGATCCCGTCGATGAAGTGATCGTGAGTCCGCCGCCCTACCGGCGCCAGTCGCTGTTCCAACGATGGTGGCGTCGCCGCCAAGTGCGGCGGCTGACGCGATGGGAAGGAGACTGA
- a CDS encoding sugar transferase — translation MGWALKRWSRAVVYLVLTDVAAVFGAFGVAMRLRFRPFINVIEIREGYLLPEVALVALFAAVGVPLVFRAYRLYQRRVWLSRSWTAVQLVKAIGVLLGAYLILQYLTKSSLFVESRLVILMWGGLTLLATGANRLLVFPALLAFAARGALHRRIALVGVNESSIAFARRVRQEKHRVFLNVVGFIDEHRKPGEEVADSLPVLGSLHQLERLVDLYNLEGAVLIADETTPEALLDAIERCVHVFGWVDVHTDRTRPLASRLDPDTYFDIPFLRMRSIQSGPVVLLQKRLFDVVASALAIVVLSPLLLAIALAVRLSSPGPILYVSERVGMNGRPFRFYKFRSMYVGADRDMTRTAKLAEGYANPDKPMPTKLVNASMVTPVGRFLRKWALDELPQLFNVLRGDMSLVGPRPLPPSEYNLQNEWQKTRFRVKPGCTGLWKVHAAHDPTMPYSTSILYDIYYARNANLLLDLAILWKTAWVILSGRADGPVPSSDSSPPTVTPAAVAGSPTPPPAEPRHRQS, via the coding sequence ATGGGTTGGGCTCTCAAGCGTTGGAGCCGCGCGGTTGTTTACCTCGTGCTCACCGACGTTGCGGCCGTCTTCGGCGCGTTCGGCGTCGCGATGCGCCTTCGGTTCCGACCGTTCATCAACGTGATCGAGATCCGGGAGGGCTATCTTCTGCCGGAAGTGGCGCTGGTGGCCCTGTTCGCGGCGGTGGGGGTGCCGCTGGTGTTTCGCGCCTACCGGCTGTATCAGCGCCGCGTCTGGTTGTCCCGATCCTGGACCGCGGTTCAGTTGGTGAAGGCCATCGGCGTGCTGCTCGGTGCGTATCTGATCCTGCAGTACCTAACCAAGTCGTCGCTCTTCGTTGAGTCCCGGCTCGTGATCCTGATGTGGGGCGGACTTACGCTGCTTGCGACCGGCGCCAATCGCCTCCTCGTGTTCCCCGCCCTGCTGGCATTCGCCGCGCGCGGCGCATTGCACCGGCGGATCGCGCTGGTGGGGGTCAACGAGTCGAGCATCGCCTTTGCGCGCCGCGTGCGGCAAGAAAAGCACCGGGTCTTCCTCAATGTGGTGGGCTTCATTGACGAGCACCGCAAGCCCGGGGAGGAAGTCGCCGACAGCCTTCCGGTGCTCGGCTCGCTCCACCAGCTCGAACGCCTCGTCGACCTCTACAACCTTGAGGGCGCGGTGCTGATCGCGGACGAGACCACACCGGAAGCGCTGCTGGACGCGATCGAACGGTGTGTGCACGTGTTTGGATGGGTCGATGTGCACACCGATCGGACGCGGCCGCTCGCTTCGCGGCTGGATCCTGACACGTACTTCGACATCCCGTTTCTGCGCATGCGGAGCATTCAGAGCGGGCCCGTCGTGTTGCTGCAGAAACGGCTGTTCGATGTGGTGGCCTCGGCGCTGGCGATCGTGGTGCTCTCGCCATTGCTGTTGGCGATCGCGCTGGCGGTGCGGCTCTCCTCGCCCGGACCCATCCTGTACGTCAGCGAACGAGTGGGCATGAACGGGCGTCCGTTCCGGTTCTACAAGTTCCGTTCCATGTACGTCGGGGCAGATCGGGACATGACTCGCACCGCGAAACTGGCGGAAGGGTACGCGAACCCCGACAAACCCATGCCGACGAAACTGGTCAACGCCTCGATGGTCACGCCCGTGGGTCGCTTCCTGCGCAAGTGGGCGCTGGACGAGTTGCCGCAGCTGTTCAATGTGTTGCGCGGTGACATGTCGCTGGTTGGCCCGCGACCTTTGCCGCCCTCCGAATATAATCTTCAAAACGAGTGGCAAAAAACGCGGTTCCGCGTGAAACCTGGCTGCACCGGCCTCTGGAAGGTGCATGCGGCGCACGACCCAACGATGCCGTACAGCACTTCGATCCTGTACGACATCTACTACGCCCGGAACGCAAATCTGCTGCTCGACCTCGCCATTCTCTGGAAGACCGCCTGGGTGATCCTCAGCGGGCGTGCCGACGGTCCCGTCCCCTCGAGCGATTCTTCCCCCCCCACGGTGACACCGGCCGCGGTGGCAGGTTCCCCCACCCCTCCGCCAGCCGAGCCCCGCCACCGCCAGAGCTGA
- a CDS encoding serine hydrolase has protein sequence MKRILWVTVISLVCAGSASGQRAPIPTLARDPYAGAIVVDAADGMVLFEDRADAPGYPASMLKLMGLLLVLEDVEAGRRRLDEPVTATAEAASMGGSQVYLREHEVFPLDELLYAMMIQSANDAAAAVAIHCAGSRAAFVERMNRRAAELGMTATRFYSVHGLPPAAGQSPDVTTARDFARLCLYLARRPAVFRYTSVRTRPFRGTNMVMQSHNNLLGTFPGCDGFKTGYFRAAGYSIAATAQRDGARVIAVVMGSTTKEGRDRVARELLNRGLASAKRPAAGAPASPIPQASTSTVVSSSAGAAPLSTATATVPTRATPSADTPRRHRRVWPVLLVGAAIAAALVWSYQRQQWGR, from the coding sequence ATGAAGCGGATCCTTTGGGTCACGGTGATCAGTCTGGTTTGCGCAGGCAGTGCCAGCGGCCAGCGTGCGCCGATCCCGACGCTTGCGCGCGATCCTTACGCCGGTGCAATTGTAGTGGACGCGGCGGACGGCATGGTTCTGTTCGAAGACCGCGCGGACGCACCCGGCTACCCCGCCAGCATGCTGAAGCTGATGGGGCTGTTGCTGGTGCTGGAGGACGTTGAGGCGGGCCGCCGCAGGCTCGACGAGCCGGTGACGGCGACCGCGGAGGCGGCGAGCATGGGGGGATCGCAGGTCTATCTCCGGGAACACGAAGTCTTCCCGCTAGACGAACTGCTGTACGCGATGATGATCCAGTCGGCCAACGACGCGGCGGCAGCGGTGGCGATTCACTGTGCGGGGTCGCGCGCGGCGTTCGTCGAGCGCATGAACCGGAGGGCCGCGGAGCTGGGCATGACGGCGACGAGATTTTATTCCGTCCATGGGCTGCCCCCAGCAGCGGGACAGTCGCCCGATGTCACCACCGCGCGCGACTTTGCGCGGTTGTGTCTCTACCTGGCACGACGACCGGCCGTCTTCCGTTACACCTCGGTTCGCACGCGGCCGTTCCGGGGCACAAACATGGTGATGCAATCGCACAACAACCTGCTGGGTACGTTCCCCGGCTGCGACGGCTTCAAAACGGGCTACTTTCGCGCGGCGGGCTATTCGATCGCCGCCACTGCGCAGCGCGACGGGGCGCGGGTGATCGCGGTGGTCATGGGATCGACCACGAAGGAGGGACGCGATCGCGTCGCCCGCGAACTACTGAATCGGGGGCTTGCTTCGGCGAAGCGACCCGCTGCCGGTGCCCCGGCGTCGCCGATCCCGCAAGCTTCGACCTCCACCGTCGTCTCCTCCTCTGCGGGCGCAGCTCCGTTGTCGACTGCGACCGCAACAGTGCCGACGCGCGCGACACCCTCCGCAGACACACCTCGACGACACCGTCGAGTGTGGCCCGTCTTGTTGGTGGGGGCGGCGATCGCTGCGGCGTTGGTCTGGTCATATCAGCGACAGCAATGGGGCCGATGA